The genome window TCCCTCAGTTGCTGCAGCTCCCCATACTGATAGCCATGTATTACTTCTTCCCTACTTCCATTGAGCTGAGACAGGAGAAGTTTTTATGGGCAAATGATTTATCTACCTATGACTCCATACTGAATCTCCCCTTTACCATACCCTTTTATGGCGACCACGTCAGCCTGTTTACTCTACTGATGACCATTACCTCCATCATCTATGCGGTTACTCAGCCGCAGATGAATACCGGACAGCCCGGAATGAAATATATACCCTACATTTTCCCTATTATGCTGCTGGGCATTTTTAACAGCATGCCGGCAGCCCTCACTTATTATTATTTTCTGACCAATCTGTTGAGTTATCTTCAGCAATGGGCTACGAAAAAGTTTCTCATTAACGAGGAGGAGTTACATCGGAAGATGCAGGAAAACAAGAAAAAGCCCATCAAGAAATCAAAGTGGCAAATGCGGCTGGAAGAGCTTGCCCGTCAGCAAAGAGAAATGCAAAATCAAAAGCAAAAGCAAAAAAGAAAATAACCCCAGCGCCTACCGGCTCTTCTTCCGCGCAGGGAAGAGCATCTTGTAATCCACCTGCACATCTCCTTTTGAAATAGCTTGAAGTCGGTTCTTCAGAATTTGTCTGCGCAGCGGGCTGATTCTGTCTGTAAACAGTATACCTTCTATATGGTCATATTCATGCTGAATGATACGTGCCGTTATGCCGGTAAACTCTTTTTCGTATTCGTGAAAATTTTCGTCAAAATACCGAATCACAATTTTATCCAGCCGCTGCACATCTTCGCGGATGCCAGGTATGCTGAGGCAACCTTCCTGATAGGTCCACTTTTGACCATATTCCTTAATCATCCTGGGATTAATAAATACCTGCTTTATCGGCTCGCCCGTCAGATGGTTTTCGGCAGGCTCACTTTGTGTTTTCTCATTTTCGCGCAGCCACTGTTCGCTGTCTACAACAAAGAGGCGGAGAGACTGTCCTATCTGCGGAGCCGCAAGTCCTACACCCGGAGCATTATACATCGTTTCAAACATATTTTCAATTAACTCCGCCAAACCGGCATGACCGGGCTGTATCTCCTCGGTTTTCTTTCTCAATACCGGGTCGCCATATGCAACAATAGGTAATGTCATGATTGCTTTTGTTCAAGATAAGCCTGTAAAATTAAAACAGCACTTACTTTATCAATGTTTTGTTTTACCCTACGGTCTTTCTTTTTGTAGTTTGCCTGAATTAATGTTTGCATAGCCATTTTTGAAGTAAAGCGCTCATCCACACTGGCTACAGGAATATGGGGAAAATGGTTTTGCAACTGACGCACAAAAGCGCCTACGATAGCAGTGGCATGTGTAGGCTGATCATCCAGTCCGCGCGGTTCACCTACAACGAAGCATTCCACGGATTCACGAACCACATACTTTTTTAAAAATGGAATAACCTCCTCGGTAGCCAATGCCGTCAGCGGGGTGGCAATAATCTGTTGGGGATCGGTGACGGCCAGGCCGGTACGTTTGAGGCCTACATCTATGGCTATAATTCTTCCCACTTTTTATCTGATCATTGAAAATTTATCTTCGCCCCCCTGCTGCCTGCCATGGAAACCTGCTGCTAAAATCATAACAGAACCTGCGCAAATAAAAAACCGCTCTCTGCCGAGCGGTTTTCCTGTATTCTTTTGCGCACTGCGAATCAACTTTCTGCAACTGCACTCTGTGCTTGTTCTTTGAGGTCGTTGCCGGCAGATGCAGTTTCAAAAGGTACCACGTTGACGTAACAGCGGTTATTTCTCTTCCACCGAAATTCCACCTTACCCTCGGTAATCGCAAAGATGGTATAATCTTTCCCAAGACCTACCCCTTTGCCAGGATGAAACTTAGTGCCCCGCTGACGCACAATGATATTGCCCGGATATGCATGCTGGCCGCCAAATAATTTTACCCCCAGACGTTTGCTGTGGGAATCACGACCGTTGGCGGTGCTACCTTCACCTTTTTTATGTGCCATATTCTGCGCTTTTTATTTCTGAAAAAACTTACTCACCGGATGGATTCAATGGCAATTTTGGTAAGCTGCTGGCGATGGCCTTTCTTTACCTTATAACCCTTGCGTCTTTTTTTCTTAAACACAATAACCTTGTCGCCTTTCAGGTGCTGCAAGATTTTAGCTTTTACTTCAGCATTCTCCAGCACAGGAGCACCTGCCTGCACCTTACCATCCTGTTCTTTTAAAAGCACTTTATCAAACGTGACCTCATCGCCTTCTTTTCCAGCCAGGCGATGCACAAAAAGCTCCTGCCCTTTTTCTACCTTGAATTGCTGTCCGGCAATTTCTACGATTGCATACATCGGAGTAATCTTTAAAAATGTAGGCTGCAAAAATACATGAATAATGTGAAATGCGCAAAAACCATCATGTCATCAAACCCAACTGAGTCAGATGAGTGGTATGGTTGAACCACAGGAGTTCAAATTGATCTCCCCGAAGAAGCACTTTATACAGGGAAAGATTCTGATGCGGGTAGGTGTCCATGAGTTTAAGAGGCTGTTGAAGCATAGTGCATAACATGGCGCGCATAGCCCTTCCGTGACTGCATATGAGTATCTTGCGGTAAGGAGCGGGTTTTAAAACCGATTCAATGAACCGTACCTGGCGCTGCTGTAGTTCAAGAGGGCTTTCCCCACCTGGAATTTTCGCATGGTATTCTCCATTTTGCCAGCGCATCAGCATTTGCTGATATTTTTTTGAAGTTTCCGGGTCAGGCAGCTTGCCCTCGTAAATGCCCCAGCTGATTTCATCCAGGTCAGCATTAATCTCCAGCCGACATCCGGCAGCGATAAAAGGCGCAACGGTTTCGCGGGTCCGCAGCAACGAAGAGGCATAAACCACCTCAAAGCCTTCCCCGGCAAAATGCCGATAAAAAGCCTGTGCCTGCCGGTGTCCACATTCATTTAGTCCGGCATTTACTCCTCTGCCCTGT of Chitinophagales bacterium contains these proteins:
- the def gene encoding peptide deformylase, giving the protein MTLPIVAYGDPVLRKKTEEIQPGHAGLAELIENMFETMYNAPGVGLAAPQIGQSLRLFVVDSEQWLRENEKTQSEPAENHLTGEPIKQVFINPRMIKEYGQKWTYQEGCLSIPGIREDVQRLDKIVIRYFDENFHEYEKEFTGITARIIQHEYDHIEGILFTDRISPLRRQILKNRLQAISKGDVQVDYKMLFPARKKSR
- a CDS encoding putative pre-16S rRNA nuclease produces the protein MGRIIAIDVGLKRTGLAVTDPQQIIATPLTALATEEVIPFLKKYVVRESVECFVVGEPRGLDDQPTHATAIVGAFVRQLQNHFPHIPVASVDERFTSKMAMQTLIQANYKKKDRRVKQNIDKVSAVLILQAYLEQKQS
- the gpm gene encoding phosphoglycerate mutase, with the protein product MIEKEIYLIRHGETDLNRQGIVQGRGVNAGLNECGHRQAQAFYRHFAGEGFEVVYASSLLRTRETVAPFIAAGCRLEINADLDEISWGIYEGKLPDPETSKKYQQMLMRWQNGEYHAKIPGGESPLELQQRQVRFIESVLKPAPYRKILICSHGRAMRAMLCTMLQQPLKLMDTYPHQNLSLYKVLLRGDQFELLWFNHTTHLTQLGLMT
- the rpmA gene encoding 50S ribosomal protein L27, which produces MAHKKGEGSTANGRDSHSKRLGVKLFGGQHAYPGNIIVRQRGTKFHPGKGVGLGKDYTIFAITEGKVEFRWKRNNRCYVNVVPFETASAGNDLKEQAQSAVAES